The DNA region CCAGGCGCGCCGCCACAGGTCGCGCAGCCCGCCCGCCCAGGCGCCGGGGTGGCCCAGCGCGAAGAACGGGTAGTTCACCGTGAGCGCGACCACGTCGTCGGCCGGGTCGCCGGCGCCGCCGCGCGAGGCGTCGAGCAGCGTGAAGCCGGTGCCGTCCTCGCCCGGGCCGGGCGGCCGGAACACCACGTTGAACGGGTGGAAGTCCCCGTGCGTCCGCGCCAGCCGGCCGGCCCGCGCGCGGAGCGCCCAGCGCGCCGCCAGGCACCGCTCCTCGAGGGCCCGGAGCCGCGCCGGCGGGGCCGCCGGGACGTCCGGCGGGTACGCGTCCACCAGGCCGAAGATCCCCTCGCCGTGGCCGAGCAGGTCGCGCACCGCGCGCCGCCAGGCCACCGGGTCCTCGAGCTTCTCCGCGTGCAGGCGCACGAGGTAGTCCACCAGCGCGTCCGCCCGGGCCCGGTCGAGCGGCCCGGCGCCCTGCGCGGCCACGCGCCGGAGATCGTCCGCGTAGAGCGTGCCGTCGGCCCAGCCGGTGGCGAGCCAGAACTCGCCCGCCCCGCCCAGCGACACCAGGCGCCCGTCGGCGGCGACCGCGCCGACGTCGAGCGCGCGCACGTGGCGCGGGAAGCGGCCGAACAGGTCGTACGCGAGCAGCGCGCCCTCGGCGCGGTCGGCCCGCCGGTCGTGGCCGAACTCGTTGGGCGCCTGCGTGCGGAACACGAAGCGCCGCTCCTCGCCGCCGGGCAGCCGCACCGTCACGCGCAGCGGCCGGCCGTAGCCGACCGCCTTGTCGCCGCCGGCGTCCGGGCCGAGCGGCTCGATGCTCGCGACCGCGCCGCCCGGGAACAGCGCGGCGGCGAGCGCGCCCAGCGCCTCCGCGCGCGGGATGGTCGGGGCCATGGGCCACCTCCGCCCCGAGGATAGGCCCGCGCGGGCGGCCCGGCGCCGCCGCCCGCCGGGTCGCGGCGGGGTGCCGCGGAGGGTGGGCTTTCGCGTGGACCGCCGGCCGTCCGGGAGGTAAAGCTGCGCCGATGCCCCTCGCGATCATCCCCTGGTTCGAGCTCCCCAGCGCCTCGCTCGGCCCGTTCACCCTCCAGTCCTTCGGCGTGCTCTCCGCGCTCGGGATCCTCGCCGCCGTGCAGCTGTCCGCGCGCGGCGCGAAGCAGCTCGGCAAGGACCCGCAGGTCATCCTCGACTTCGCGGTGGTGGGGGTGCTGGCCGGCGTGGTGGTGGGGCACCTCGCGCACCTGTTCTTCTACCACCCGGAGGAGCTGCAGGACCCGCTGCGCATCTTCAAGTTCTGGGAGGGCCTCTCGTCGATGGGCGGCCTCGCCGGCGGCATGATCGCCGCGGCGGTCTACTTCCGGCGCAAGCGCGTCCGCTTCACCGCCTACGCCGACGCGTTCGCGCTGGGCGTGGCGCCGGGCTGGGGCATCGCGCGGGTGGGCTGCTTCACGGTGCACGATCACCCGGGCCGGCTCACCGACTTCTTCCTGGCGGTCCGGTTCCCGGACGGCCCCCGCCACGACCTCGGGCTCTACGAGGCCATCCTGCTGCTGTCGCTCGGGGCGGTGCTGTGGGCGCTGCACCGCCGCGACGTCCTGCGCGGCCGCCTGCTGCCCCTGCTCGCGCTCGTGTACGGGATCGGGCGGTTCCTGCTCGACTTCCTGCGCGCCACCGACGTGTCCTACGCCGACGCGCGCCACCTCGGCCTCACGTTCGCGCAGTACTTCGCGGTGGCGCTCGTCGCCTACGCGGTGTGGGGCTTCGCGCGGCGCCCGTCCGACGAGGAGCGGGTCCGGGTCTCCACCGGCGTCGGCCGCCGGTGATAGAACCGGGGGCGCATGTCCCCTCGCGAGCGAGCGCTCGGGCTCGCCCGGCTCCCCGCCCCGCCGCCCGGACCGGCCGACCTGGCCGAGGCCCGGCTGCGGGCGCTGCTCGACGAGATCGGCGCGCTGGATCGCGAGCTGGAGGCGTGCTCGGCCGAGCTGGCGGCGTTCGCGCACCGGTGGGAGCGCGCGCTCGGCGACGCGTTCGCGGAGCTGGCCGCGGCGGAGCGGCTGGTGCGGACGCTCCAGGCGCTGGAGGACGGGCTCGCCGCGCTCGCCGAGCGGCTCCGCTCGGGCGCGCCGCCGGAGCGCGCGCGCCGCGATCGCCGGGCGCCCGCGCCCCCGCCGGCGGAGCCCTGGGACGCGGGCGGGCGCGCGCCGGCCGGCGCAGGCGACGACGGCGAGGTCGAGCCGCTCGAGGACGAGGCCGCCGCGCTGAAGCGGCTGTACCGCCGGCTGGCGCGGCTCCTCCACCCCGATCTCGCGCGCGACGCGGGCGAGGAGGCGCGGCGCTCGGACCTCATGGCCCGGGTGAACGCGGCCTACGCGCGCGGCGACCTCGCCGGCCTGCAGGTGCTCGCCGAGCGGCTCGGCGCGGGCGAGGCGGTGGACGGGATCGACGAGGCCGAGCGGCTCGCCCGGATCGAGCGCAGGGTCGAGACGCTCCGGCGCATCGCCGCGTCGCTGGCGCGCGAGCGCGACCGGCTGCGCGCCAGCGACACCGAGCGGCTCCGCGCCGAGGCGGAGCGGCGCCGCGCGGCCGGCGGCGACCTGGTGGACGAGACGCGCGCCGAGCTGGCCGCGGACGCGGAGGCGGCGCGCGCCGACGCGCGGGCGCGCCTGCCGCGGGCGGCGGCGGCCGCGGCGGAGCTGTCGCGCGCGAGGAGGAAGGCCATGGACGGCATCGAGCGGCGGGGGCCCACCGGCGCGCGCCGCGCGTTCGACGCGCTGGGCGAGAGCGCGCTGGTGCGGCAGGGCGCGGCGCGGCTGGAGCGGCGGAGCGCGAGCCCCGAGGCGCGGGCGCTGGCGCGGGCGCTGGAGGACGCGGCGCGGGCGGCGCCGTGGGAGGTGGCCCTCACCTGCCTCGCGTTCTTCGCCGAGGAGGGCGGCCGGCGCGTGCCCGAGGCGATCGCGACGGCCGAGGCGCTCGAGGCGCGCTGGGACGCGCTGCGCGCCGGCTGGCCCGGGGCGCCGGACCTGGCGCGGATGCTCGCGCGGCTCCCGGCCCACCTCGTGGTCGGCGCGCGCGAGGGCGGGGGCGAGATCCACGCCGGCGTGCAGCTCGCCGCCGCCGACCTCGCCGCGGGCGTCCGCATCGCGCTCGACCGGCCGGCGGTGGCGAACGTGGCGCGGGCGGTGCTCGCCGCGCTCGGGCCGGAGGAGGCCTGCCCGCGCTGCCGCGCGCGCGGGCCGGCGCGGCACCTGTACCGGACCCGCGGCCTGGACGCGCTGCACGGGATCGCCTGCGCCGCGTGCGGCGCGGTGCTGCGGAGCTACTGGCGCTACGGCGAGGTGGACGGGCTCGAGGCGCTCGCGCCGCACGCGCTCCGGCTCGGCCTGGTGGCGGAGGTCACCGCCGCGCTCGCCGGCACCGCCATCGGCTTCCAGCTCCTGCCCGACGAGGCGGAGGCGCTCACCGCCGGGCGGCTGCGGGGCCGCTTCGCCGAGCTGTACCTGGCGCCGTGCGAGGTGGACCTCGCGCCGGAGGCGGTCGAGGTGCGGGGCGAGGACGGGCCGCTCGGCAAGGGCGCGCGGGTGCGCGCGCGCGGGCCGCTCCGCCTGGCGGTCGCCGACGGGGCGGGCATGACCGCGGAGGAGCTGCTCGAGCTGCTGCGCTCGCGGATCGAGCGCCGCTTCCGGCCCTGAGTCCCCGGCCCCGAGCCAGACGACGGCGCGGGCGAGCCCGGGGCCGCCGCTGCCCCCAACGCCGCAGGGCGGTCGGGCGGGCGCGGCCGGCAATTGCCCGACCGGGGGGGCCGGCGTCCACGGCGGCGCCACCGGGCATTGCTTACATCGGAGGTAGCGGGTGCGACCGCCCGCCGCGGAGGCTCCGATGAAGACCTGCTCGCTGTGCGCCTCGACCCTCGACGCCGGCGCGAGCGCGTGCCCGAACTGCGGGATCGCCGCGCCGCGGGTGCGGCGGCCGTCCCGGCTCGCCCGCACCGCGCGGGCGAGCGTGGTCGCGTTCGCCGGGCTGGCGGTGCTCGGGGCCCTCGCGCTGCCGGTGCTGGGGCGGGTGCGCGGCGGCGACTGCGAGCCGCACAGCTGGGCCGACTGGCACGTCGCCATGGCGCGCGCCTGCCTCACGCCCGCCTACGTCTGCGAGAACATGACCTCCGCGAAGATGCTCGAGGACCCGCAGCTCGCGGCCGAGCTGCGCCACGCGCTCCGCGGCGGGCGCGGCGGGGCGTTCGCGCACCTCGACGCGCTGGTGGCGCACGTGCGCGAGGCGTACGGCTGCGCCTCGGCGGACGCGTCCCGCCCGGCGCCGGCGCTGGAGCCGCCGGACCGCCGCCTCCCGCCGGGCCACCCGCCGGTTCCGGCGACGCCGGCGCCGCCGGTCTTCCAGGCGCCGCCCTCGCTCACCATCTAGCCCGCGCGCGGGCACAGGCGGGGGCGGGGCGGGCCGGGTGCTGCCGCGCCGGCCGCCGGGGGTGCTACAACGACCGGTGTGGGGGATCCCGTGAACGGTCGCAGCATCCTGCTCGTCGAGGACGACGACGCGATCCGCGAGAGCGTGGCCGAGTGCCTCGACGCCGAGGGCTACACGGTCGCGATGGTGGAGAACGGCGTCGCCGGCCTCGAGTGGCTGCACCGGTCCGCGCCGCCGGACCTGGTGGTGCTCGACCTCGTGATGCCGGTGATGAACGGCGCGCAGTTCCTGGAGACCCTCCGCGCCGACCCGGCGCTGCGGGACCTGCCGGTGGTGCTCATGACGGCCGCGCTGCCGTCGGAGCAGCTCCCGGTGCCGGTGGCGGACGGGTACCTCACGAAGCCGTTCGAGCTGGATCAGCTCCTCGAGACCGTGGCCCGCCACGCGCGGCGCCCGTGACCGGCTCATCCGGGCGGATCCTTGTCGCGGCCGCGGGGCCGGGGTAGACCGGCCCGGTGAACGTCCTCGTCACCGGCGGTACGGGCCTGGTGGGCGGCGCGGTGGCGCGCGCCCTGCTCGCGCGCGGGCACTCGGTGCGGCTGTACGCGCGGGCCAGCAGCGACGCGGCCGCGCTGGAGGCGGCCGGCGCGGAGGTGGCCCGCGGCGAGCTGGACGACCGGGCGGCGCTGCGCGCGGCGCTGGCGGGCCGCGACGCGCTGGTCCACTCGGCGGGCGTGGTGGGCTTCGGGCCCGGGCTGGAGGCGGCGCTCGAGGCCGTCAACGTGCGCGCGGTCGAGTCGGTGCTGGGCGCGGCGCTGGAGGCGGGCGTGGCGCGCGCCGTGCTCACCTCGTCCACCGCGGTGATGGGCGGCACGCCCGCGCCGGAGGTGGCCGACGAGGCCACCGCCGGCAACGCCGAGGCGCTGGGGATGCCCTACTTCGTCTCGAAGCTCCGCGGCGAGCGGGCGGCGCGGGCGCTCGCGGCGCGCGGCCTGCCGCTGGTGGTGGTGCGCCCGGCCTACGTGCTCGGGCCGGGCGACGTCCACGGCTCCTCCGCCTCGGTCCTGCTCGCGTTCGCGCGGCGCCGGATCCCCGCCTATGTGGAGGGCGGCGCCTCCTTCTGCGACGTGCGCGACGTGGCGGACGGGCACGTGGCCGCCCTGGAGCGCGGGCGCGCCGGCGAGGCCTACCTGCTCGCGGGCCACAACCTCGCCATGTCGGAGATGATCCGCCGCGCCTGCGCCCTCGCCGGCGTCCCGCCCCCGCGGCGCGTCCCGGTGCCGCTGGCGCTCGCGTTCGCCGCGGCGCAGGAGCTCGCGGCGCGCGCCGCCGGCCGTCGCCCGCGGACGAGCCGCGGCCTGGTCCGCGCCAGCGCGCTGTACACGTTCGCGTCCTCGGCGAAGGCGGAGCGCGAGCTGGGCTACCGCGTCCGCCCGTTCGAGGAGATGGTCCGCGACACCTACCGCTGGGCCCTCGCCACCGCGCGGTTGCGGCCGGACACGCCCGAGCTGCGGGCGCTGGCGGGGTAGCGCGGCGCCCGCGGCGCCTGGCTGCGCTCGCGTCGCCGTCGGGCCGTCAGGCCTCGGGCCCGGCCGCCCCGTCGCCCTGGCCGGCGCCCGCGCTCGCCTCGCCGGGCGGCGGCGGCACGAGCCGCACCCGCCGCACCACGCGCGGCGTGGCCTCCACCACCTCGGCCTCGGTGCCGTCGGCGAGCCGCAGGCGCGCGCCGCGCTCCGGCATCGCGCCGGCCACCGCGATGACCAGCCCGGCGACGGTGGTGTAGCCCTCGCCCTCGGGCAGGTCGAGGTGGAGCGCGCGGTTCACCTCGCGGATGGGCGCGTCGCCGCGCACCACCGCGGCGCCGCCGGGCTCGACCTCGTAGAGCGGCTGCGGCTCCTCGGCCTCGCCGAGGATGTCGCCGACCAGCTCCTCCACCAGGTCCTCCAGCGTGAGGATCCCGGCCATGCCGCCGTGCTCGTCCACCACCACCGCGATCTGCGAGCGCCGGCGCTGCATGTCGCGCAGCACGTGCACCGCCTTGGCGCCCTCCGGCACGAAGTGCACCGGCCGCACCAGGTCGGCGAGCACGATGAGCTCGCGCTCCCAGGCGATGGCGGCGAGGTCCTTCGCCATCACGTAGCCGATCACGTCGTCGAGCGTGCCGTCGTAGACCGGCATGCGCGCCCGGCCCTCCTCGAGCAGCAGCCGCTTCAGGTCCTCCTGGCCCGCGTCGGCGGGGAGCGCCTTCACCCGGCTGCGCGGGACCATCACGTCGCCGGCCGTGAGGTCGCGGAAGGCGAGCGCGCGCGAGGCGATCTCCGCGGTGGGCGCGTCGAGCGCGCCGGCGCGGCCGGCCTCGTCCACGAGCTGCTCCAGCTCCTCGGCGGACAGGCGCGCCTCGGCGAACGTGGTCCGGTCGCCGAACGGGCGCAGCAGCAGGTTCGACGACGCGGTCAGCAGCCAGACGACGGGGCGCACCAGGTGCGAGAGGCCGAGCAGCGGCCGGCCGACGAGCAGCGCGTAGCGCTCGGGCGCGCGGAGCGCGAGCGACTTGGGCACCAGCTCGCCGAGGACCAGCGACAGGAAGGAGACGAGCGCGACCACGAGCGCCAGCGAGAGCTGGTGCGCGTAGGGCGCGAGCGGCGGGATCCGCTCGAGCACCGGGGCGAGCCGGCCGGCGATCGACGCGCCGCCGAACGCCGCGGCGCTCGCGCCGATGACGGTGATGCCGACCTGCACCGTGGCGAGGAAGCGCTCGGGTGCGTCGCGGAGCCGCAGCACCGCGCCCGCGGCGGCGCGGCCCTGCTCCACGAGCTGGGCGAGCCGCGTCTTGCGCATCGCGATGACCGCGATCTCCGCGCCGGCGAAGACGCCGTTCGCGACGACCAGGGCCAGGACGATCAGGATCTCGACGGCTGTGTCGTACAGGTGGCGTTCCCTCCCCGGGGTGGCCGCGCCGGGGCCCCCGCCGCTCGACTCGGCGACCGCGCCCGCGCGCGGCCGCGCAGGCGGTCGCCCTCCGCCCGGGCGGGGACTCCCCGCCAGCGGAGAAGAGGTTTACCTGAAACGCTCCCGCAGCGCCGCAGCCCCGTGTGCCCGTGTTCCGGGAGGGACCCATGTTCGTCGATGCGCAGGCGCTCCCCGCGCCGGATCCGCGGGGCTTCCCGTCATGGGGCGGCCCCGCCGACCGGCTCCGGTTCCTGCTCGCGTACGCCGTGCTCGCGCCCTCGCGGCACAACACGCAGCCGTGGTGGTTCGAGGTGCGCGGCGACGAGGTCGGCCTCCACGCCGACGGCGCGCGCGCGCTGCCGGAGGTGGACCCGGACGGCCGCGAGCTGGTGATGGCCTGCGGCGCGGCCCTCGCGAACCTGCGCCTCGCCGCGGCGCACTTCGGCCACGCGACCTCGGCCGAGATCATCGGCACGCACCGGCGCGACGGGCTGGTGGCGCGCGTGCGGCTCGAGGAGCAGCGCGCGCTCTCGCCCGAGGACGAGGAGCTGTTCCAGGCCATCCCGCGCCGCCGCACCAACCGGCTGCCGCTCGACGGCCGCGAGCCGCCGGAGGGCCTGGTCACGCGGCTGCTGCGCGAGGCGCGCGCGGAGGGCGCCTGGCTGCGCCCGGTGGAGTCGCACCAGCGCCGCGCCGTGGCCGAGCTGGTCGCGGAGGGCGATCGCCGGCAGTGGGCGAACCCGCGCTTCCGCGCCGAGCTGGCCGGCTGGATCCACCCGAGCGGCAGCGGCCGCCGCGACGGGATGCCGGCCTACGCGGTGGGCATGAGCGACGCCGCGGCGCGCCTGCAGCCGCTGGTGGCCCGGCTCTCCAACCCGGCCCGCGCCGAGGCCGAGCGCGACCGCCGCCGCACGCTCGCCTCCAAGGCCCTGCTCGTCCTCTCCACCGCGCGCGACGGCCTGGCCGAGTGGATGGTCGCCGGGATCGCGCTCCAGCGCATCCTGCTGCGCGCCACGGCGGCCGGCCTGACCGTGGCCTACTTCAACCAGCCGATCGAGCAGGAGGGGCTGCGCGGGCCGCTCCGCGAGGCGGTGGGCGATCCGGGCATGCCGCAGCTCCTGCTGCGGCTGGGGTACGGTCCGGAGGTGCGGGCGACGCCGCGCCGGACGGTGGACGAGGTGCTGCGCCGCCTCGACGCCGTGCCGCTCCGCCCCGCGCCGCTCGTGCTCCGTCGCGCTCCGCCGGCGTCACCTGTGGTGCAATCCGCCGCGGTCGCGCCAGGCGCGCCGGCATAGGTCGGCGGCGGGCGGGCCGCGCGGGTGCGTCCGCCGCTCCCCCTCCTCCCGTCCAGGGAGCGGGAGGAGGGGGCCTCTCTCTCTCTCTCAGGGGCGCCGCAGCCGGTGGAGCCGCGTCACCTCGGCGGCGCGCGCCGCGTGCAGCGGGTCGGCGCGGTCGCGCGCGCGCGGGTGCGAGGGGCGCGCCTCGCGGACGTCCGCCACCTCCAGCCCCGCCGCGCCCGCCAGCCGCGCCACCTCGCCCGGCGGCCGGAGCCCGAGCCGCTCGGCCAGGTCGGAGAGGACGATCCACGCCTCGCCGCCCGGGGCGAGGTGCGCGGGCAGCCCCCGCAGCAGCCGCTCGAGGAACGCGCCGCCCGGATCGTAGACCGCCCGCTCGAGCGGGCCGTGCGCCGGGGCCGGGATCCACGGTGGGTTGCACACGATCACGTCCGCCACGCCCTCCGGGAACAGGTCCGCCTCCACCACCTCGACCTGCCCGGCCAGGCCGAGCCGGGCCGCGTTCTCGCGGGCGCAGGCCACGGCGCGCGGCTCGAGGTCGGTCGC from Anaeromyxobacter dehalogenans 2CP-C includes:
- a CDS encoding phosphotransferase, with translation MAPTIPRAEALGALAAALFPGGAVASIEPLGPDAGGDKAVGYGRPLRVTVRLPGGEERRFVFRTQAPNEFGHDRRADRAEGALLAYDLFGRFPRHVRALDVGAVAADGRLVSLGGAGEFWLATGWADGTLYADDLRRVAAQGAGPLDRARADALVDYLVRLHAEKLEDPVAWRRAVRDLLGHGEGIFGLVDAYPPDVPAAPPARLRALEERCLAARWALRARAGRLARTHGDFHPFNVVFRPPGPGEDGTGFTLLDASRGGAGDPADDVVALTVNYPFFALGHPGAWAGGLRDLWRRAWERYLAGSGDRAVLETAPAYLAWRALVLACPRFYPHLPAPARDRLLGLAERTLDAGRLEPGEADALFAAEGA
- a CDS encoding prolipoprotein diacylglyceryl transferase, translating into MPLAIIPWFELPSASLGPFTLQSFGVLSALGILAAVQLSARGAKQLGKDPQVILDFAVVGVLAGVVVGHLAHLFFYHPEELQDPLRIFKFWEGLSSMGGLAGGMIAAAVYFRRKRVRFTAYADAFALGVAPGWGIARVGCFTVHDHPGRLTDFFLAVRFPDGPRHDLGLYEAILLLSLGAVLWALHRRDVLRGRLLPLLALVYGIGRFLLDFLRATDVSYADARHLGLTFAQYFAVALVAYAVWGFARRPSDEERVRVSTGVGRR
- a CDS encoding molecular chaperone DnaJ, yielding MSPRERALGLARLPAPPPGPADLAEARLRALLDEIGALDRELEACSAELAAFAHRWERALGDAFAELAAAERLVRTLQALEDGLAALAERLRSGAPPERARRDRRAPAPPPAEPWDAGGRAPAGAGDDGEVEPLEDEAAALKRLYRRLARLLHPDLARDAGEEARRSDLMARVNAAYARGDLAGLQVLAERLGAGEAVDGIDEAERLARIERRVETLRRIAASLARERDRLRASDTERLRAEAERRRAAGGDLVDETRAELAADAEAARADARARLPRAAAAAAELSRARRKAMDGIERRGPTGARRAFDALGESALVRQGAARLERRSASPEARALARALEDAARAAPWEVALTCLAFFAEEGGRRVPEAIATAEALEARWDALRAGWPGAPDLARMLARLPAHLVVGAREGGGEIHAGVQLAAADLAAGVRIALDRPAVANVARAVLAALGPEEACPRCRARGPARHLYRTRGLDALHGIACAACGAVLRSYWRYGEVDGLEALAPHALRLGLVAEVTAALAGTAIGFQLLPDEAEALTAGRLRGRFAELYLAPCEVDLAPEAVEVRGEDGPLGKGARVRARGPLRLAVADGAGMTAEELLELLRSRIERRFRP
- a CDS encoding response regulator, which translates into the protein MNGRSILLVEDDDAIRESVAECLDAEGYTVAMVENGVAGLEWLHRSAPPDLVVLDLVMPVMNGAQFLETLRADPALRDLPVVLMTAALPSEQLPVPVADGYLTKPFELDQLLETVARHARRP
- a CDS encoding NAD-dependent epimerase/dehydratase family protein — encoded protein: MNVLVTGGTGLVGGAVARALLARGHSVRLYARASSDAAALEAAGAEVARGELDDRAALRAALAGRDALVHSAGVVGFGPGLEAALEAVNVRAVESVLGAALEAGVARAVLTSSTAVMGGTPAPEVADEATAGNAEALGMPYFVSKLRGERAARALAARGLPLVVVRPAYVLGPGDVHGSSASVLLAFARRRIPAYVEGGASFCDVRDVADGHVAALERGRAGEAYLLAGHNLAMSEMIRRACALAGVPPPRRVPVPLALAFAAAQELAARAAGRRPRTSRGLVRASALYTFASSAKAERELGYRVRPFEEMVRDTYRWALATARLRPDTPELRALAG
- a CDS encoding hemolysin family protein, encoding MALVVANGVFAGAEIAVIAMRKTRLAQLVEQGRAAAGAVLRLRDAPERFLATVQVGITVIGASAAAFGGASIAGRLAPVLERIPPLAPYAHQLSLALVVALVSFLSLVLGELVPKSLALRAPERYALLVGRPLLGLSHLVRPVVWLLTASSNLLLRPFGDRTTFAEARLSAEELEQLVDEAGRAGALDAPTAEIASRALAFRDLTAGDVMVPRSRVKALPADAGQEDLKRLLLEEGRARMPVYDGTLDDVIGYVMAKDLAAIAWERELIVLADLVRPVHFVPEGAKAVHVLRDMQRRRSQIAVVVDEHGGMAGILTLEDLVEELVGDILGEAEEPQPLYEVEPGGAAVVRGDAPIREVNRALHLDLPEGEGYTTVAGLVIAVAGAMPERGARLRLADGTEAEVVEATPRVVRRVRLVPPPPGEASAGAGQGDGAAGPEA
- a CDS encoding Acg family FMN-binding oxidoreductase; this encodes MFVDAQALPAPDPRGFPSWGGPADRLRFLLAYAVLAPSRHNTQPWWFEVRGDEVGLHADGARALPEVDPDGRELVMACGAALANLRLAAAHFGHATSAEIIGTHRRDGLVARVRLEEQRALSPEDEELFQAIPRRRTNRLPLDGREPPEGLVTRLLREARAEGAWLRPVESHQRRAVAELVAEGDRRQWANPRFRAELAGWIHPSGSGRRDGMPAYAVGMSDAAARLQPLVARLSNPARAEAERDRRRTLASKALLVLSTARDGLAEWMVAGIALQRILLRATAAGLTVAYFNQPIEQEGLRGPLREAVGDPGMPQLLLRLGYGPEVRATPRRTVDEVLRRLDAVPLRPAPLVLRRAPPASPVVQSAAVAPGAPA